The following are encoded together in the Balneola sp. genome:
- a CDS encoding peptidase S9 yields the protein MKKALSISSLFLITLILSSSAWAQNKVLNVDDYDRWSHIRGAEISNNGNWMAYGLQPNGGDDTLHVISLNNDRTHYEIPLGENATFSSDNSWVAYILTVDEETRRKMSKKGDKIYNQAQLLNLQTGEKHTIERAASMAFSEDGNYWAVHRQKPEDDKSKHKGSDLIVRNLQDGSVVNIGNVSEFAFNKKSSHLAYLVDASDKTGNGVYLKNLSSGNLTTLDTDSTTYSTLSWDDDDAHRKDWNKKGTALAVLKGIKVDTLLHSENKVMVFRGLNSRVTKTTLDPESKQNFPDEMVISENGGLSWSTDGKLVFLGIRMQEPKLKMAKDTVANVDVFHWKDDRIQTVQEQQAGRDRRFTYVATFNPDNSAFTRLTDEEMKELNTSNHNQFMVGRDETPYIDDVNWGVSPADLYRVNVQNGERTRFAQEVKRTLGYSPDGRYYLYQNITAGDTVLFVYDLQQNKNTNLSASAPVQFMDMDHPYPHENPTYGVAGWTKDGKNVIVNHKYDLWMLALDGSKATNITRGVGEDQKIRFRYETLDQDEEYIDASKNLMLTAFGERTKMNGFYELKIGNSPKSLIYEDALFDDWEKARDSDRVILTKETFVDFPDYYATNSSFKNLKQVTDANPQQAEYAWGERVLVDYENSRGIKLQGTLTLPANYEPGKQYPMIVYFYEKMSDRHNQYSMPVYDDRPHMSTYASNGYMVLMPDNVFQEGRPGTSSLDCITSATQKVIDLGYADPERIGLQGHSWGGYQSSFILTQTDMFATVVTGAPPTNLTSFYNNIYGRTGTNHHGIMEIGQVRMGRGVTPWSHRDVYQRENPMFYVPQIETPFMILHGTDDGAVDWMQGLEFYNAARRLDKEVVLLSYPGEGHHLGREANQIDFQIRMKEWFDHYVKEVPPADWITEGIPYLDKQYNKAQD from the coding sequence ATGAAAAAAGCACTATCTATTTCTAGTTTGTTCCTGATTACTTTGATTTTAAGCTCATCAGCTTGGGCTCAAAATAAAGTCCTGAATGTTGATGATTACGACCGCTGGTCGCATATCAGGGGAGCTGAAATCTCAAATAATGGAAATTGGATGGCCTATGGACTTCAGCCAAATGGTGGCGATGACACCCTTCATGTGATCTCTCTCAATAACGACCGAACTCATTATGAAATACCGTTAGGCGAAAATGCCACTTTTTCTAGTGACAATAGCTGGGTTGCCTACATCCTTACCGTTGATGAAGAAACTCGAAGAAAGATGAGTAAAAAAGGAGATAAAATTTATAATCAGGCTCAGCTGCTAAACCTCCAAACCGGAGAAAAGCACACTATTGAGCGAGCAGCTTCCATGGCTTTTTCTGAAGATGGAAACTATTGGGCCGTTCATCGTCAGAAACCGGAAGATGACAAAAGTAAGCATAAAGGCAGTGACCTGATTGTCCGAAATCTGCAGGATGGAAGTGTTGTCAATATTGGTAACGTCTCAGAATTCGCATTCAACAAAAAGAGCTCCCACCTTGCTTACCTGGTTGATGCCAGCGATAAAACCGGAAATGGAGTCTATCTCAAAAATTTATCCTCGGGCAACCTCACAACTCTTGATACAGATTCCACAACCTATTCAACTTTAAGCTGGGATGATGATGACGCTCATCGCAAAGATTGGAACAAAAAAGGAACCGCACTCGCTGTACTGAAAGGCATTAAGGTAGATACTCTGCTACATTCCGAAAATAAGGTAATGGTATTCAGAGGATTGAATTCAAGAGTCACAAAAACAACTCTGGACCCTGAATCCAAGCAGAACTTCCCGGATGAAATGGTTATCAGTGAAAACGGTGGGCTGTCATGGAGTACAGATGGAAAGCTCGTGTTTTTAGGAATCCGCATGCAAGAGCCTAAGTTGAAAATGGCCAAAGACACCGTTGCAAACGTTGATGTATTTCACTGGAAAGACGATCGTATTCAAACCGTTCAGGAGCAACAAGCAGGTCGCGACCGCCGATTCACATATGTGGCAACCTTCAACCCGGACAACTCTGCTTTTACCCGTCTTACCGATGAGGAGATGAAGGAGCTAAATACTTCCAACCACAATCAGTTTATGGTTGGGCGGGATGAAACCCCATACATAGATGATGTAAACTGGGGAGTTTCACCGGCTGACCTATACCGGGTGAATGTTCAGAATGGAGAACGAACACGCTTTGCACAGGAAGTAAAACGTACGCTGGGGTATTCACCGGATGGCCGTTATTACCTGTATCAAAATATTACCGCCGGAGATACGGTGCTTTTTGTGTATGACCTTCAGCAAAATAAAAACACTAATCTTTCTGCTTCGGCGCCGGTACAGTTTATGGATATGGATCACCCTTACCCCCATGAAAACCCAACCTACGGTGTAGCGGGATGGACTAAAGACGGAAAGAACGTCATCGTAAACCATAAATATGACTTATGGATGCTTGCCCTCGATGGCTCCAAAGCTACCAACATCACTCGTGGAGTAGGCGAAGATCAAAAAATACGGTTCCGCTACGAAACCCTTGATCAAGATGAAGAATACATCGATGCATCTAAAAATTTAATGCTCACCGCTTTTGGAGAACGGACTAAAATGAATGGGTTCTATGAGCTCAAAATTGGCAATTCACCCAAATCATTGATCTATGAAGATGCACTTTTTGATGATTGGGAAAAAGCCCGTGACTCCGATCGCGTCATCCTCACAAAAGAAACATTTGTTGACTTCCCAGATTATTACGCAACAAATTCCAGCTTTAAAAACCTGAAGCAAGTTACCGATGCCAACCCTCAACAAGCGGAATACGCTTGGGGAGAACGCGTACTGGTTGACTATGAAAATAGCCGTGGAATCAAGCTTCAGGGCACGTTAACGCTTCCCGCCAATTACGAACCGGGCAAGCAATATCCGATGATTGTCTATTTCTACGAGAAGATGTCGGATCGCCATAACCAGTATTCTATGCCTGTTTATGATGATCGTCCTCATATGTCAACTTATGCCAGCAATGGCTACATGGTTTTAATGCCGGACAATGTTTTTCAGGAAGGCCGCCCGGGAACCAGCTCGCTTGATTGTATCACTTCAGCTACCCAAAAAGTGATTGATTTAGGCTATGCGGATCCGGAAAGAATTGGTCTTCAGGGACATAGCTGGGGAGGTTATCAGTCTTCTTTTATCCTCACCCAAACCGATATGTTTGCGACGGTGGTAACGGGTGCCCCTCCAACAAATCTGACTAGTTTTTATAACAACATCTATGGCCGAACCGGAACGAATCACCACGGAATTATGGAAATCGGTCAGGTACGAATGGGACGAGGTGTTACTCCCTGGAGTCATCGGGATGTTTATCAGCGTGAAAATCCCATGTTTTATGTCCCTCAAATTGAAACCCCGTTTATGATCCTGCACGGTACCGACGATGGAGCTGTTGACTGGATGCAAGGACTTGAGTTTTATAATGCAGCCCGTCGATTAGATAAAGAAGTGGTTCTGCTTTCTTATCCGGGTGAAGGACATCACCTTGGAAGAGAAGCCAACCAAATTGATTTCCAGATTCGAATGAAAGAATGGTTTGATCACTATGTAAAAGAAGTACCACCGGCTGACTGGATTACCGAGGGAATTCCGTATCTGGACAAGCAGTATAACAAAGCTCAAGATTAA
- a CDS encoding macrolide ABC transporter permease — translation MLKNYFKIAFRNLFKNKVYSSINIFGLAAGIACCILIALYVHNEWSYDSFHSKADRTYRVWYEETTPDQRVLANTATPVILSPTIQDNIPEVEHITYLFNFNNLVKTVQKPEAQSEGVLVVNDDFFQMFDFELLQGDKSTIFNNPSSVVLSESVAKRLFGNQNPVQQGLSIRIGDEYQEFSISGVIEDTPTNSSLPYNILMPYENLKNLISEQGRQSWFNIYGSTYLTLSEGVDPSTLDEKFAAMMESTLGPDVYEETQYTINLQPLTDIHLNTELAGGLASVSDPVYSYILSVIAFLILLIACVNFMTLSISRSTSRAKEVGIRKTIGAIRQHLMYQFWGEALLMTVIAFVFGLTFAEFLLPLFNELSGTELNLSYSLGMIGSLTVTAIIVSLFAGIYPALVLSGFRPIEVLKGRIRMSSGKGRFQQFMVVLQFALSISLIIGTITIQQQLNYVQNKNLGFQKDQVLVFDTGITNTPQNDPDDVFENAARIKQLLENQLGASPEISSITVSSFTPVQTGGWFQLGFTDNEQQVRNFHGNVVDADFIPSLGIQVLEGRNFSEENTSDQRRAIIVNQAMVDYFGWENPLGESLPGPEFVDHEVIGVVENFHYESLHTSVDPLAMSMSFETLFSGIQNLGISNSFDPRISVNLTTSDIQQTVGNIREVFATVAPGTPFNYTFVDQALDAQYRQEQRLSRIVATGSIIAIIIACLGLFGLASLMVIRKTKEIGVRKVLGASSGNIVLLVNKEFTKLVAIAFVIAAPVAWYGMKTWLQDFAYRIELGIGIFLLAGMVTLAVAWLTVSYQSIKATLINPTESLRSE, via the coding sequence ATGCTGAAAAACTACTTCAAAATCGCCTTTCGGAACCTTTTTAAAAACAAGGTTTATTCGTCTATCAATATTTTTGGACTGGCAGCTGGAATTGCTTGCTGTATCCTCATAGCATTATATGTACATAATGAATGGAGCTACGACTCATTTCATTCTAAGGCGGATCGTACGTACCGTGTATGGTACGAAGAGACTACCCCCGATCAACGAGTACTTGCTAACACGGCAACGCCGGTGATCCTAAGTCCAACAATTCAGGATAACATCCCAGAGGTTGAACACATCACCTACCTATTTAACTTCAATAACCTGGTCAAAACTGTTCAAAAACCGGAAGCGCAAAGTGAAGGAGTCTTGGTTGTTAATGATGATTTCTTTCAGATGTTTGATTTTGAGCTATTGCAGGGAGATAAATCAACTATTTTCAACAACCCCTCATCGGTAGTGTTGTCTGAGTCTGTAGCAAAGCGACTTTTTGGAAATCAGAATCCGGTTCAACAGGGGTTATCCATTCGAATCGGAGATGAATATCAGGAATTTTCAATAAGTGGCGTCATTGAAGACACTCCAACTAATTCGAGCCTTCCCTACAATATTCTGATGCCCTACGAAAACCTTAAGAACCTCATTTCTGAGCAGGGCCGGCAGAGTTGGTTTAATATTTATGGAAGTACTTATCTCACTTTAAGCGAAGGTGTGGATCCCTCAACACTGGACGAGAAGTTTGCTGCTATGATGGAAAGCACTTTAGGCCCCGATGTGTATGAAGAAACCCAATACACAATTAACCTTCAGCCTTTGACAGATATTCACCTTAACACGGAACTTGCCGGCGGACTCGCCTCTGTAAGCGATCCTGTTTACTCTTATATACTCAGTGTAATCGCCTTCCTCATTTTGCTCATTGCCTGTGTCAATTTTATGACACTTTCCATCAGCCGTTCTACATCCAGAGCTAAAGAAGTAGGAATACGAAAAACTATCGGTGCGATTCGTCAACATTTGATGTATCAATTTTGGGGTGAAGCTCTCTTGATGACGGTCATTGCTTTTGTTTTTGGTCTTACCTTTGCTGAGTTTTTACTTCCTCTCTTTAATGAATTATCAGGAACAGAGCTGAACCTCAGTTACTCTCTCGGTATGATAGGTAGCCTTACTGTAACTGCTATCATTGTGAGTTTATTTGCAGGCATATATCCGGCATTGGTTTTATCCGGGTTCCGGCCGATTGAAGTACTTAAGGGACGAATTAGGATGTCATCTGGAAAAGGGCGCTTCCAACAGTTTATGGTGGTATTGCAGTTTGCTCTTTCTATTTCCCTGATCATTGGCACCATCACCATTCAACAGCAGTTAAACTATGTTCAAAACAAAAATCTCGGCTTTCAAAAGGATCAGGTTTTGGTATTTGATACAGGTATCACTAATACTCCACAAAACGATCCTGATGATGTATTTGAAAATGCTGCTCGTATTAAGCAATTGCTTGAAAATCAGCTTGGGGCTTCACCCGAAATAAGCTCCATTACAGTTTCTTCTTTCACTCCGGTTCAAACCGGTGGTTGGTTTCAGCTTGGCTTTACAGATAACGAACAACAAGTCCGTAACTTCCACGGTAATGTGGTTGATGCGGACTTTATTCCATCACTTGGTATTCAAGTTTTAGAAGGAAGAAATTTCTCAGAAGAAAACACCAGCGATCAGCGCCGGGCTATCATTGTAAATCAGGCGATGGTTGATTATTTCGGTTGGGAAAACCCTTTAGGCGAGAGCTTACCCGGACCGGAGTTTGTTGATCATGAAGTAATTGGCGTGGTTGAAAACTTCCATTATGAATCTCTGCATACCTCAGTAGATCCGCTAGCTATGTCTATGTCATTTGAAACTCTTTTTTCAGGAATCCAGAATCTGGGTATTAGCAATTCATTTGATCCCAGAATTTCTGTAAACCTCACAACATCTGATATCCAACAGACTGTAGGGAATATCCGGGAAGTATTTGCTACTGTTGCCCCTGGAACTCCCTTTAATTATACCTTTGTAGATCAGGCTTTGGATGCGCAATATCGACAAGAGCAAAGGTTGAGTAGAATTGTAGCTACGGGTTCCATCATCGCAATTATCATTGCCTGCCTTGGATTATTTGGCTTAGCATCGCTGATGGTCATCCGGAAAACCAAAGAGATCGGAGTTCGAAAGGTACTTGGAGCCTCTTCAGGTAATATCGTACTATTGGTCAATAAAGAATTCACAAAACTGGTCGCTATTGCTTTCGTAATTGCAGCTCCCGTTGCCTGGTATGGAATGAAAACCTGGCTTCAGGATTTTGCTTACCGCATTGAACTCGGCATCGGCATTTTTCTTTTGGCTGGGATGGTAACGCTTGCCGTGGCCTGGCTCACAGTGAGTTATCAGTCCATCAAAGCTACATTAATTAATCCAACTGAAAGTTTAAGAAGTGAATAA
- a CDS encoding phosphonate ABC transporter ATP-binding protein, translated as MIQLRNIDKYIDKRFQRTFILKDINLDIVEGDFVTIMGPSGAGKSTLLNILGFLDDASEGEYQFLGEPVHNLSERKKSDYHKSHIGFVFQAYHLIDELTVYENIEMPLLYRKVKGKQRKAMVADILDRFNIVAKKDLFPPQLSGGQQQVVGVARAIIGSPKLLLADEPTGNLHSEQSEQIMEMFKKLNDEGVTIIQVTHSEKMASYGNRIINLKDGVLLKDDPYEETKEIA; from the coding sequence ATGATCCAACTAAGAAACATCGACAAGTATATCGATAAGCGGTTTCAGCGCACTTTTATCCTAAAAGACATTAATCTGGATATTGTTGAAGGCGACTTTGTTACTATTATGGGACCAAGTGGTGCGGGTAAATCAACGCTGCTGAATATTCTCGGATTTCTTGATGATGCCTCAGAAGGTGAATACCAATTCCTCGGAGAGCCGGTTCATAACCTTAGTGAAAGGAAAAAATCAGATTATCATAAATCCCACATTGGTTTCGTATTTCAAGCCTACCATCTGATCGATGAGCTCACCGTTTATGAAAATATTGAGATGCCCCTTCTCTACAGAAAAGTAAAAGGAAAACAGCGCAAAGCCATGGTCGCGGATATTTTGGATCGATTTAATATCGTGGCTAAAAAAGACTTATTCCCTCCCCAGCTATCAGGTGGTCAGCAACAGGTGGTTGGTGTTGCCCGAGCTATCATCGGAAGCCCCAAGCTTCTTCTTGCCGATGAACCCACCGGAAACCTCCATTCCGAACAAAGCGAGCAAATCATGGAGATGTTTAAGAAGCTTAATGATGAAGGGGTGACCATCATACAGGTAACCCATTCGGAAAAAATGGCTTCCTACGGCAATCGAATAATCAACCTTAAAGATGGGGTGCTTTTGAAAGATGATCCCTATGAAGAAACCAAGGAAATAGCATAA